The Streptomyces sp. NBC_01268 genome window below encodes:
- a CDS encoding phage minor capsid protein, with translation MPVSPAMAEDLAREVGALYRDAEAALLERLAAALEADIESPRWAELKLASIGNLRAAVEAVAEALQADTSGAVRRALVEAYNRGRQAAVAELGALDIGRELVARDRVPNAPAVDRLAASLADDTRPLYVRITRAVVDIYRRIVGRASGTQLLTGMTRRQASQRALDQFAAQGITGFTDSAGRRWDMASYAEMAVRSVTARAAVEGHIDALAEIRVGLVIVSDAPLECPLCRPWEGEILSLGGTSGPHTVREPRADGRGTVAVHVAGSLVEARAAGLFHPNCRHSLGAYLPGITTRPPHHATPGTSYEDTQRQRQIERNIRRWKRVQAAAMDDAARRRAGAFVRKWQAAQSAHVDAHSALRRKSAREQISSAR, from the coding sequence GTGCCGGTTTCCCCAGCGATGGCGGAGGATCTCGCCCGTGAGGTAGGCGCCCTGTACCGGGACGCCGAGGCCGCGCTCCTGGAGCGTCTCGCGGCGGCCCTGGAAGCGGACATCGAGTCGCCGCGGTGGGCCGAGCTGAAGCTCGCGTCCATCGGCAACCTCCGCGCCGCCGTGGAGGCCGTCGCCGAGGCGCTCCAGGCTGACACCAGCGGCGCGGTACGCCGGGCCCTGGTCGAGGCGTACAACCGGGGCCGTCAGGCGGCTGTGGCCGAGCTGGGGGCGCTGGACATCGGCCGGGAGCTCGTCGCCCGCGACAGGGTCCCGAACGCCCCGGCGGTCGACCGGCTCGCCGCCTCGCTCGCCGACGACACCCGGCCGCTATACGTACGGATCACCCGGGCCGTCGTCGACATCTACCGGCGGATCGTCGGCCGCGCCTCAGGCACCCAGCTCCTCACCGGCATGACCCGCCGACAGGCCTCCCAGCGGGCGCTGGATCAGTTCGCGGCCCAGGGCATCACTGGCTTCACAGACTCGGCGGGGCGCCGCTGGGACATGGCGTCCTACGCGGAGATGGCCGTGCGCAGCGTGACGGCGCGCGCGGCGGTCGAGGGGCACATCGACGCCCTCGCAGAGATCCGCGTCGGCCTCGTGATTGTGTCGGACGCTCCGTTGGAGTGCCCGCTGTGCCGGCCGTGGGAGGGCGAGATCCTTTCTCTCGGCGGCACGTCGGGCCCGCACACGGTCCGCGAGCCGCGCGCCGACGGCCGGGGCACGGTCGCCGTGCACGTCGCTGGCAGCCTCGTTGAGGCCCGGGCCGCCGGCCTCTTCCACCCGAATTGCCGTCACAGCCTCGGGGCGTACCTGCCCGGCATCACGACGCGGCCGCCGCACCACGCGACCCCCGGAACGTCGTACGAGGACACCCAGCGGCAACGGCAGATCGAGCGGAACATCCGCCGTTGGAAACGCGTCCAGGCCGCCGCCATGGACGACGCCGCACGGCGCCGGGCCGGGGCCTTCGTGCGGAAGTGGCAGGCCGCCCAGAGCGCCCACGTGGACGCGCACTCGGCCCTGCGCCGCAAGTCCGCGCGCGAGCAGATCAGCTCAGCGCGCTGA
- a CDS encoding capsid protein, with protein sequence MPLPTSDMTWPPIDPIVQSDLADWDAWYSAEPDRLEQRYTNRGAIGTPNRPAQYAGGVRGWIARTWWGTPTPAGERRTKLHIPLAGDIARTSSGLLFSEPPKLISDDDTTQARLDDLVENGLHPTLLESGELCAALGGAYYRVVWDEEVSDRPWIDTVAADRAVPEFRYGKLVAVTFWTVLADPEDPTGRRVFRHLERHEKGRIYHGLYEGSATSLGAARPLQDHPATAPLAAEVDANGGLDTGAPDHLTASYMPNVRPARSWRHIPSAAYWGQSDFQGIEGILDALDEAWSSWMRDIRLGKGRIVVADALLQSQGPGQGAAWNEDREVYAGLNMLPRAGDPNPITPVQFAIRVAEHRESCSALVEQAAHQSGYSAATFGETGEGSAVTATEIRARQRRTLMTRAKKSLYGIPAISDITGALLAVEAGPRFGVQGLDVSEPPKVEFEDSISESSGELAATVELLNRAVAASTDTKVRLMHPDWDDKQVKAEVEAILGENAMGPTADPTLTGAEGAPGAGFPSDGGGSRP encoded by the coding sequence ATGCCCCTGCCCACCAGCGACATGACCTGGCCGCCGATCGACCCGATCGTCCAATCCGACCTCGCCGACTGGGACGCCTGGTACTCCGCCGAACCCGACCGCCTGGAGCAGCGCTACACCAACCGCGGCGCCATCGGCACCCCCAACCGGCCCGCCCAGTACGCCGGTGGCGTCCGCGGGTGGATCGCGCGCACTTGGTGGGGTACGCCGACCCCGGCCGGAGAGCGGCGTACGAAGTTGCACATCCCGCTGGCCGGGGACATCGCCCGGACCTCGTCCGGTCTGCTGTTCTCGGAGCCGCCGAAGCTGATCAGCGACGACGACACCACCCAGGCCCGGCTCGACGACCTCGTCGAGAACGGCCTGCACCCGACGCTGCTGGAGTCTGGCGAGCTGTGCGCGGCCCTTGGCGGCGCCTACTACCGCGTGGTGTGGGACGAGGAGGTCTCGGACCGGCCGTGGATCGACACCGTCGCCGCCGACCGGGCCGTCCCCGAGTTTCGATACGGCAAGCTCGTCGCAGTCACTTTCTGGACCGTCCTGGCAGACCCGGAGGACCCGACCGGCCGCCGGGTGTTCCGGCACCTGGAACGCCACGAGAAGGGCCGGATCTACCACGGCCTCTACGAGGGTTCAGCGACGTCGCTCGGCGCCGCCCGGCCGCTCCAGGACCACCCGGCCACGGCTCCGCTCGCGGCCGAGGTCGACGCGAACGGCGGCCTGGATACCGGCGCGCCCGATCACCTCACCGCCTCGTACATGCCGAACGTCCGGCCGGCCCGCAGCTGGCGTCACATCCCGTCCGCTGCGTACTGGGGGCAGTCCGACTTCCAGGGCATCGAGGGCATCCTCGACGCCCTTGACGAGGCGTGGTCGTCGTGGATGCGGGACATCCGCCTCGGCAAGGGCCGCATCGTCGTCGCCGACGCCCTCCTCCAGTCCCAGGGCCCCGGCCAGGGCGCGGCATGGAACGAGGACCGAGAGGTCTACGCGGGCCTGAACATGCTCCCGCGCGCGGGTGACCCCAACCCGATCACCCCTGTCCAGTTCGCGATCCGCGTCGCCGAGCACCGCGAGTCGTGCTCGGCGCTCGTTGAGCAGGCGGCTCACCAGTCCGGCTACTCCGCCGCCACGTTCGGTGAAACCGGCGAGGGCAGCGCGGTGACCGCCACAGAGATTCGGGCCCGGCAGCGCCGGACCCTGATGACCCGGGCCAAGAAGTCGCTCTACGGAATCCCGGCCATCTCGGACATCACCGGCGCCCTCCTTGCAGTTGAGGCAGGACCCCGGTTCGGAGTCCAGGGCCTCGACGTCAGCGAGCCGCCGAAGGTCGAGTTCGAGGACTCGATCAGTGAGTCCAGTGGGGAGCTCGCCGCCACGGTAGAGCTGCTGAACCGGGCGGTTGCGGCGTCGACCGACACCAAGGTGCGGCTCATGCACCCCGACTGGGACGACAAGCAGGTCAAGGCCGAGGTCGAGGCGATTCTCGGTGAGAACGCCATGGGGCCGACTGCTGACCCGACCCTGACCGGAGCAGAGGGGGCCCCTGGTGCCGGTTTCCCCAGCGATGGCGGAGGATCTCGCCCGTGA
- a CDS encoding PBSX family phage terminase large subunit, which produces MSLLDALPLSRKQILSIVQSTSRINLWEGSVRSGKTIASLLRWLIYVANAPTGGELVMVGRTRDSLYRNVIAPLTNPDIFGPLASQTVANNGAPMAIIMGRAVHILGANDAKAEPKVRGMTCAGAYVDELTTLPRTFFDQLVARCSVEGAQIFTTTNPDNPGHWARREYMKRAEATRLRSWHFTLDDNPFLPADYVAALKATYTGLFYRRNILGHWVQAEGAIYEAFDDTRHIVKTLPPMSRWLCDAIDYGTTNPYADLLIGLGTDMNLYVASEYRWDSRAERRKKTDAEYSAARRAWLQAVPHPGSNVVGVRPEWTIVDPSAASYIEQLHRDGVTGVNPADNSVLDGIRTVSTLFASNRLYVHESAAGLIEELPGYSWDDEAAEKGEDKPIKLEDHSCDALRYGVRTTEALWRPHIPTLEVAA; this is translated from the coding sequence GTGAGTCTCCTTGACGCCCTCCCGCTGTCCCGCAAGCAGATCCTGTCCATCGTCCAGTCGACCTCCCGCATCAACCTGTGGGAGGGCTCAGTCCGGTCCGGGAAGACGATCGCGTCACTGCTCCGCTGGCTGATCTACGTCGCCAACGCCCCCACCGGCGGCGAACTCGTCATGGTCGGCCGCACCCGCGACAGCCTCTACCGCAACGTCATCGCCCCGCTCACCAACCCGGACATCTTCGGGCCCCTCGCAAGCCAGACCGTCGCCAACAACGGCGCCCCCATGGCCATCATCATGGGCCGCGCCGTGCACATCCTCGGCGCGAACGACGCGAAGGCCGAACCGAAGGTCCGCGGCATGACCTGCGCTGGCGCGTACGTCGACGAGCTGACCACCCTCCCCCGCACCTTCTTCGACCAGCTCGTCGCCCGCTGCTCCGTCGAAGGCGCGCAGATCTTCACGACCACAAACCCTGACAACCCCGGGCACTGGGCGCGCCGCGAGTACATGAAGCGTGCGGAGGCGACCCGCCTGCGGTCCTGGCACTTCACCCTCGACGACAACCCGTTCCTCCCCGCCGACTATGTCGCTGCCCTAAAGGCGACGTACACCGGCCTGTTCTACCGACGGAACATCCTCGGCCACTGGGTCCAAGCCGAGGGCGCGATCTACGAGGCCTTCGACGACACACGGCACATCGTGAAGACGCTGCCACCCATGTCCCGCTGGTTGTGCGACGCGATCGACTACGGCACGACCAACCCGTACGCCGACCTGCTGATCGGGCTCGGCACGGACATGAACCTATACGTGGCGTCCGAGTACCGCTGGGACTCACGGGCGGAGCGCCGGAAGAAGACCGACGCCGAATACTCCGCAGCCCGCCGGGCATGGCTGCAGGCCGTGCCGCACCCGGGCAGCAACGTGGTCGGCGTACGACCAGAGTGGACGATCGTCGACCCGTCAGCCGCCTCGTACATCGAGCAGCTCCACCGCGACGGTGTCACCGGCGTCAACCCCGCCGACAACAGCGTCCTCGACGGCATCCGCACCGTCTCCACACTCTTCGCCTCGAACCGGCTCTACGTCCACGAGTCCGCCGCCGGCCTGATCGAGGAGCTTCCCGGCTACTCGTGGGACGACGAGGCGGCGGAGAAGGGCGAGGACAAGCCGATCAAGCTCGAAGACCACTCCTGCGACGCGCTTCGCTACGGCGTCCGCACGACCGAGGCCCTGTGGCGGCCACACATCCCGACCCTGGAGGTGGCCGCATGA
- a CDS encoding DUF4352 domain-containing protein → MTQPPYPPQQPQHGQQWGPPSAQPYPGGPYGPPPPKKGLGAGAIVAIVLGSIFGLLVILGVVGAMVSSGSSDDKAGPKSTRSAAPAPTKSSAAPPAEEPAEKAPVTVTARKTSFAPSVLHDGGAYTSVTVTITNVSAEKPISTNPLYFTITDSTGAKHQAELGEDENQMDLMKLARGEKATGVITGKGKFTPAYVTYTDGLFGEGVRGDVH, encoded by the coding sequence GTGACGCAGCCGCCGTACCCGCCCCAGCAGCCCCAGCACGGCCAGCAGTGGGGGCCGCCGTCCGCCCAGCCCTACCCCGGCGGACCGTACGGGCCTCCGCCGCCGAAGAAGGGTCTCGGGGCTGGTGCGATCGTCGCGATCGTCCTGGGCTCGATCTTCGGCCTGCTGGTCATCCTCGGCGTCGTCGGCGCCATGGTGAGCAGCGGCAGCAGCGACGACAAGGCCGGTCCGAAGTCCACCCGGTCCGCGGCGCCCGCGCCTACGAAGAGCAGCGCGGCGCCGCCGGCCGAGGAGCCCGCCGAGAAGGCGCCGGTCACGGTCACGGCGAGGAAGACCTCGTTCGCGCCGAGCGTCCTCCACGACGGCGGCGCGTACACGAGCGTCACCGTGACCATCACCAACGTGAGCGCCGAGAAGCCGATCAGCACCAACCCGCTGTACTTCACGATCACCGACAGCACCGGCGCGAAGCACCAGGCCGAACTCGGCGAGGACGAGAACCAGATGGACCTCATGAAGCTCGCACGCGGGGAAAAGGCCACGGGCGTCATCACGGGGAAGGGCAAGTTCACCCCGGCGTACGTGACGTACACCGACGGCCTGTTCGGCGAGGGCGTCCGCGGCGACGTGCACTGA
- a CDS encoding DUF2637 domain-containing protein, with the protein MHAPYHQTAPPRSGRRLSWPIRIAWGVVLGMLLIAAAWSLSGQLQQWGMRPWLAWPLSVMFDAAGLICATYARRAVERGTPAGMSRLSLLAFVAVAGILNWNHGHDIGGMPAGAGFASLSAGVELLFELHRRDVRDEQRAARGLIAERLPHIPLLGWVMYPGRSWNTLRSAVGTRLDLLDPVQRTAVLAAPDTDTAPDRRTDTTIRAAVRAAADTFPDADADDIVGHLSAAGIDTDMDTVQDILDQDTDAKDSRSVPVRVRPVRPLAPAGQSIADTIRTAVASGITDKDKVVSYVRKIHGQDTGRDTITRTLARVTPRKAV; encoded by the coding sequence ATGCACGCCCCGTACCACCAGACGGCGCCGCCCCGCAGCGGGCGGCGCCTTTCCTGGCCCATCCGCATCGCCTGGGGCGTCGTCCTCGGAATGCTCCTTATCGCCGCCGCCTGGTCCCTCTCCGGCCAGCTGCAGCAGTGGGGCATGCGCCCGTGGCTCGCCTGGCCCCTGAGCGTGATGTTCGACGCCGCCGGACTCATCTGCGCCACCTACGCCCGCCGCGCCGTCGAACGCGGCACCCCCGCCGGCATGTCCCGCCTCTCCCTCCTCGCCTTCGTTGCCGTCGCCGGCATCCTCAACTGGAACCACGGCCACGACATCGGCGGCATGCCCGCCGGCGCCGGATTCGCCTCCCTCTCCGCAGGCGTAGAGCTCCTCTTCGAGCTCCACCGCCGCGACGTCCGCGACGAACAGCGAGCCGCCCGCGGACTCATCGCCGAACGCCTCCCGCACATCCCCCTGCTCGGCTGGGTCATGTACCCCGGCCGCTCCTGGAACACGCTGCGCAGCGCGGTCGGGACGCGCCTCGACCTCCTCGACCCCGTCCAGCGGACAGCCGTCCTGGCAGCCCCGGACACGGACACCGCGCCGGACAGGCGGACGGACACCACCATCCGGGCAGCTGTCCGCGCCGCCGCCGACACCTTCCCGGACGCGGACGCCGACGACATCGTCGGCCACCTGTCCGCAGCTGGGATCGACACGGACATGGACACCGTCCAGGACATCCTCGACCAGGACACGGACGCGAAGGACAGCAGGTCAGTGCCTGTCCGCGTCCGACCCGTCCGCCCGCTTGCGCCCGCCGGACAGTCCATCGCGGACACCATCCGGACAGCCGTCGCGTCCGGCATCACCGACAAGGACAAGGTCGTGTCCTACGTCCGCAAGATCCACGGACAGGACACCGGACGCGACACCATCACCCGCACCCTCGCCCGCGTCACCCCCAGGAAGGCCGTCTGA
- a CDS encoding DUF6221 family protein, protein MDLVEFLRARLDEDEAIIRDGVEAGESNISLLDLVDIDAKRRIVAYLVGELEDSGGDNPWWYDDKLTPVLRLLALPYADHPDYDEAWRP, encoded by the coding sequence GTGGATCTGGTGGAGTTCTTGCGCGCCCGCCTCGACGAGGACGAGGCCATCATCAGAGACGGGGTAGAGGCAGGCGAGTCGAACATCTCGCTGCTGGACCTCGTCGACATCGACGCCAAGCGGCGGATCGTGGCCTACCTGGTTGGCGAGCTGGAGGATTCCGGCGGGGACAACCCGTGGTGGTACGACGACAAGCTGACGCCGGTCCTGCGCCTGCTGGCCCTGCCGTATGCCGATCATCCCGACTACGACGAGGCGTGGCGCCCGTAG
- a CDS encoding DNA cytosine methyltransferase, producing the protein MTTTVHLFAGGCGDVRGFHTAGHTPIYAANHMQAAVDTARANWPGLLAQQCDINNLDMRRVPEADGIVGSPICWEATPAGGRATPRAQTEIPLDEQQPPAADWARTRMTAWDPIRYAEVHRPRFYVGENVPGFATRFALFTAWLNVWDALGYNPVIASVNAAHIAGDGYERLPQLRDRLVWCMIRKDIKRLPDLRPRPEAVCPTCGPVHGMQQWSTPYRARTVGEYGAQYRYVCPNRRCGHRPVEPVTRGIGSVIDWTAPTHRFGDGRRGRKTHTPYVKATRHRVETGLNRFGGQPFVITLRNHGSASSLDEPIGTLSAQGGNHHSLVVPTASGTVDDCQYRALTTTEKARAQGFPAHHVLAGRDTAQRVQIGNAVPVNVAHWAAERVLTATHCTPAT; encoded by the coding sequence GTGACCACCACCGTCCACCTGTTCGCAGGCGGCTGCGGCGACGTCCGCGGCTTCCACACCGCCGGCCACACCCCCATCTACGCCGCCAACCACATGCAGGCCGCCGTAGACACCGCCCGCGCCAACTGGCCCGGTCTCCTCGCCCAGCAGTGCGACATCAACAACCTCGACATGCGCCGCGTCCCCGAAGCCGACGGCATCGTCGGCTCCCCGATCTGCTGGGAAGCCACCCCCGCCGGCGGCCGCGCAACCCCCCGCGCCCAGACCGAAATCCCGCTCGACGAGCAACAGCCCCCGGCCGCCGACTGGGCCCGCACCCGCATGACCGCCTGGGACCCCATCCGGTACGCCGAAGTCCACCGCCCGCGGTTCTACGTCGGCGAGAACGTCCCCGGGTTCGCCACCCGCTTCGCCCTGTTCACCGCATGGCTGAACGTCTGGGACGCCCTCGGCTACAACCCCGTGATCGCCTCGGTCAACGCGGCGCACATCGCGGGCGACGGATACGAGCGACTCCCGCAGCTTCGCGACCGCCTCGTGTGGTGCATGATCCGCAAGGACATCAAGCGCCTGCCCGACCTCCGGCCCCGGCCCGAGGCCGTGTGCCCGACCTGCGGGCCCGTACACGGCATGCAGCAGTGGAGCACCCCCTACCGCGCCCGGACCGTCGGCGAGTACGGCGCCCAGTACCGGTACGTCTGCCCCAACCGCCGATGCGGCCACCGTCCCGTCGAACCCGTCACCCGCGGCATCGGCTCCGTCATCGACTGGACGGCGCCCACCCACCGGTTCGGCGACGGCCGGCGCGGACGCAAGACCCACACCCCGTACGTCAAGGCGACCCGGCACCGCGTTGAGACCGGCCTCAACCGGTTCGGCGGACAGCCGTTCGTCATCACCCTGCGGAACCACGGCAGCGCATCCAGCCTCGACGAGCCCATCGGAACCCTGTCCGCGCAAGGCGGCAACCACCACTCCCTCGTCGTACCGACCGCGTCCGGGACGGTCGACGACTGCCAGTACCGGGCCCTCACCACGACTGAGAAGGCGCGGGCTCAGGGCTTCCCCGCCCACCACGTCCTCGCCGGCCGGGACACGGCTCAACGCGTCCAGATCGGCAACGCCGTCCCCGTGAACGTCGCCCACTGGGCAGCCGAACGCGTCCTCACCGCAACCCACTGCACCCCCGCCACCTGA
- a CDS encoding ATP-binding protein, translated as MDITPPIDLTPDNFHQLLADRGVTAEQINQRDGDPFSKMNLIRRAITHARKTTPFIYRNALPTLGDTTTWIGELVHQTRAEQTRRDAITPVLRRGRSLLLLGPTGVGKTHQAYGTLRALAVTGITATWTATSSADLYAALRPRTGIDAETEFRRYAHTPLLLVDDLGAAKATEWTEEINFRLVNHRYENQLPTLFTSNVLPKQLADRLGDRVASRLTEMCDRVVITGQDRRRQDAA; from the coding sequence GTGGACATCACGCCGCCGATCGACCTCACCCCCGACAACTTCCACCAGCTCCTCGCCGACCGCGGCGTCACCGCCGAACAGATCAACCAGCGCGACGGCGACCCCTTCAGCAAGATGAACCTCATCCGCCGCGCCATCACTCACGCCCGCAAGACCACCCCGTTCATCTACCGCAACGCCCTCCCCACCCTCGGCGACACCACCACCTGGATTGGCGAGCTCGTCCACCAGACCCGCGCCGAACAGACCCGCCGCGACGCCATCACCCCCGTCCTCCGCCGCGGCCGCTCCCTCCTCCTCCTCGGCCCCACCGGCGTCGGCAAAACCCACCAGGCCTACGGCACCCTCCGCGCCCTCGCCGTCACCGGCATCACCGCCACCTGGACCGCCACCTCCAGCGCCGACCTGTACGCCGCCCTCCGCCCCCGCACCGGCATCGACGCCGAGACCGAGTTCCGCCGCTACGCCCACACCCCGCTCCTCCTCGTCGACGACCTCGGCGCCGCCAAGGCCACCGAGTGGACCGAAGAGATCAACTTCAGGCTGGTCAACCACCGCTACGAGAACCAGCTCCCCACCCTCTTCACGAGCAACGTCCTGCCCAAGCAGCTCGCCGACCGCCTCGGCGACCGCGTCGCCTCCCGCCTCACCGAAATGTGCGACCGCGTCGTCATCACCGGCCAGGACCGCCGCCGCCAGGACGCCGCATGA
- a CDS encoding recombinase RecT → MTEQTVTNAIAVRDTGPAAMVEQYRSDYAALMPSHINADQWIRLATGAIRGDKNLEQAARNDIGVFLRELRTAARLGLEPGTEQFYLTPRKSKAHRGQKIIKGIVGYQGIIELIYRAGAVSSVIVEVVRANDSFQYVPGRDERPVHGIDWFGGDRGPLVGVYAYAVMKDGATSKVVVLNRDQVMQAKAKSDGAHSEYSPWNTNEESMWLKTGARRLAKWVPTSAEYVAQQLRAQADAAPIEALASTSAESMPSPLDETDPDAEDGVIEGEFVEDEVA, encoded by the coding sequence ATGACCGAGCAGACCGTCACCAACGCCATCGCCGTCCGCGACACCGGACCGGCCGCCATGGTCGAGCAGTACCGCTCCGACTACGCCGCCCTCATGCCCTCGCACATCAACGCCGACCAGTGGATCCGCCTCGCCACCGGCGCCATCCGCGGCGACAAGAACCTGGAGCAGGCCGCCCGCAACGACATCGGCGTGTTCCTCCGCGAGCTGCGGACCGCCGCCCGCCTCGGTCTGGAGCCGGGCACCGAGCAGTTCTACCTGACCCCGCGCAAGTCGAAGGCCCACAGGGGCCAGAAGATCATCAAGGGGATCGTCGGCTACCAGGGCATCATCGAGCTCATCTACCGGGCCGGTGCCGTCTCGTCGGTGATCGTCGAGGTGGTCCGCGCCAACGACTCCTTCCAGTACGTGCCCGGCCGCGACGAGCGCCCCGTTCACGGCATCGACTGGTTCGGCGGCGACCGCGGCCCCCTCGTCGGCGTGTACGCGTACGCCGTCATGAAGGACGGCGCCACCTCGAAGGTCGTCGTCCTCAACCGCGACCAGGTCATGCAGGCCAAGGCCAAGTCCGACGGCGCGCACTCCGAGTACTCCCCGTGGAACACCAACGAGGAGTCCATGTGGCTGAAGACGGGCGCCCGCCGGCTCGCGAAGTGGGTGCCGACGTCGGCCGAGTACGTGGCCCAGCAGCTTCGCGCGCAGGCCGACGCTGCCCCGATCGAGGCGCTGGCGAGCACGTCGGCCGAGTCGATGCCGTCGCCGCTCGACGAAACGGACCCGGACGCCGAGGACGGCGTGATCGAGGGCGAGTTCGTTGAGGACGAGGTGGCGTGA
- a CDS encoding YqaJ viral recombinase family nuclease: MNDTAQAGAQAPAAGPVVVGIFEPGSPEWHAARAQGIGGSEIAAVLGLSPYESRFSLWHRKKGLIGPVEETEQMYWGKVDEPGICQRFAELHPELRVSPAPTYAAADRLWQIANPDRLVGGTELLEAKTSRDDEGWGEPGTGQIPVHYRCQCLWYLDVTGARRCWVAVRIAGCEYREYVVEYDAAEAQMLRDAGATFMHDLKHGVRPDIDGHSATYQAIRELPDGLDDVDVPISEQLRARFHTAQDAFWLAEDELTACKGELLDAIGTGRRAVVGRERVATRTVRDGRTYQLLPSRTRRTAR, encoded by the coding sequence GTGAACGACACCGCGCAGGCCGGGGCTCAGGCCCCGGCCGCCGGCCCCGTCGTGGTCGGCATCTTCGAGCCCGGTAGCCCGGAGTGGCACGCCGCCCGGGCCCAGGGGATCGGCGGCTCCGAGATCGCCGCCGTCCTCGGCCTCTCCCCGTACGAGTCCCGGTTTTCCCTGTGGCACCGGAAGAAGGGGCTCATCGGCCCGGTCGAGGAGACCGAGCAGATGTACTGGGGCAAGGTCGACGAGCCGGGGATCTGCCAGCGGTTCGCCGAGCTCCACCCCGAGCTGCGCGTCAGCCCCGCCCCGACGTACGCCGCCGCGGACCGGTTGTGGCAGATCGCGAACCCGGACCGGCTCGTCGGCGGCACGGAGTTGCTGGAGGCGAAGACCTCCCGCGACGACGAGGGCTGGGGCGAGCCCGGCACCGGCCAGATCCCCGTGCACTACCGCTGCCAGTGCCTCTGGTACCTCGACGTCACCGGCGCCCGCCGCTGCTGGGTTGCCGTACGGATCGCCGGGTGCGAGTACCGCGAGTACGTCGTCGAGTACGACGCCGCGGAGGCGCAGATGCTCCGCGACGCCGGCGCCACGTTCATGCACGACCTGAAGCACGGCGTCCGCCCGGACATCGATGGTCACTCCGCCACTTACCAGGCGATCCGCGAGCTCCCCGACGGTCTCGACGACGTCGACGTGCCGATCAGTGAGCAGCTCCGGGCCCGGTTCCACACCGCGCAGGACGCGTTCTGGCTGGCCGAGGACGAGCTGACCGCCTGCAAGGGCGAGTTGCTCGACGCGATCGGCACTGGCCGCCGCGCGGTCGTCGGCCGGGAGCGCGTCGCCACCCGCACCGTCCGCGACGGCCGCACCTACCAGCTCCTCCCCTCCCGCACCCGAAGGACCGCACGATGA
- a CDS encoding helix-turn-helix domain-containing protein yields the protein MQAPRPTYEVDGAAIRKLRMSSGLQIADLARRSGITASYLSRLETSARRRMRPPKYVALRTALGLPPDSTQLLAPSETDTE from the coding sequence ATGCAGGCACCCCGACCCACTTACGAGGTGGACGGGGCGGCAATCAGGAAGCTCCGCATGTCCAGCGGACTGCAGATCGCCGACCTCGCCCGTCGCTCAGGCATCACCGCCAGCTATCTCTCGCGGCTGGAAACCAGCGCCCGTCGCCGCATGCGACCGCCGAAGTACGTGGCGCTCCGCACAGCACTCGGCCTGCCGCCCGACAGCACGCAGCTCCTCGCCCCCAGCGAGACCGACACCGAATGA